One Vicinamibacterales bacterium DNA window includes the following coding sequences:
- a CDS encoding polysaccharide biosynthesis tyrosine autokinase: protein MFDTPEMPTPRGDLTATQLQTASGSSTSSIHVLDRLNAVFKHRRLASTAFLIVVALMMIQTYSTTPIYQTESRIQIDDEKTTNLSNLNNLDLYWQDAAEYKKTQFQILHSRALSERVVKKMGLMGENAAAALPPKPHDPISLMRDARVGFSTWLRGLFSGRGAAPADPKPASNADDARLDDVVNVFLGGIQIKPDPDTRLVYIQYTHYDPQFAAHAANTIASEYMEMNLEHRLENIDKMIKWVNGEVDKQGALLEQGDLALANYRGSHDALSLSRQDLMGQRLSTIQAQLSQAQATRQQKQTLYDQVKSADPGDDNADAFPSVGANGAVVDAKAAYRISQGRLQDLQRQGFGEGYAPLAAAKTEVANAHDKLVAARRTVIEAIKQEYQGAAIGERQAQAALEQAKGEQAGLDLKAVDYNKLQREDDGIRSVYNSLLQQQKELSVVSNSRQNNVSLIEHAQVPTVPIAPLPRRAWISAILMGVVIAFGLAFGIEYLDDTVKTPDDITRRLRIPLLGLVPAIRGERVPLLTEPVPHDFGEAFRSLRTSLVFTSAAEHTRIIAITSSQPLEGKTTTTANLALALALGGARVLVLDADMRRPGLHKSLGVPNEIGLSHLLQGQARVRDAVQRTAEPNLLMISAGRTPTNPSELLGSERMNNFLINLERGPFDWVIIDTPPVLAVTDAVILTPKLSGVVFVIGSEMTRLVHAERALDTIRASRPRTLSAVLNRVDFDRNKYYYSRYYGYQYKSYYGQSTQGAA from the coding sequence ATGTTCGATACCCCGGAGATGCCCACGCCGCGGGGGGATCTGACCGCCACGCAGCTGCAGACGGCCTCCGGAAGCAGCACGTCGTCGATTCATGTGCTCGATCGCCTCAACGCGGTCTTCAAGCACCGCCGTCTCGCCTCCACCGCCTTCCTGATCGTCGTCGCGCTGATGATGATCCAGACGTATTCGACGACACCGATCTATCAGACAGAGTCGCGCATCCAGATCGACGACGAGAAGACGACGAACCTGTCCAACCTGAACAACCTCGATCTCTACTGGCAGGACGCCGCGGAGTACAAGAAGACGCAGTTCCAGATCCTCCACAGCCGCGCGCTGTCCGAGCGCGTCGTGAAGAAGATGGGGCTGATGGGGGAGAACGCGGCCGCCGCGCTGCCGCCGAAGCCTCACGATCCGATCTCGCTGATGCGCGACGCGCGGGTCGGCTTCAGCACCTGGCTGCGCGGGCTCTTCTCGGGTCGTGGCGCCGCGCCCGCCGACCCGAAACCCGCGTCGAATGCGGATGACGCCCGCCTCGACGACGTGGTGAACGTGTTTCTCGGCGGCATCCAGATCAAGCCCGATCCCGACACCCGCCTGGTCTACATCCAGTACACGCACTACGATCCACAGTTCGCCGCGCACGCCGCCAACACGATCGCCTCGGAATACATGGAGATGAATCTCGAGCACCGGCTCGAGAACATCGACAAGATGATCAAGTGGGTCAACGGCGAGGTCGACAAGCAGGGCGCGCTCCTCGAGCAGGGCGACCTGGCGCTGGCGAACTACCGCGGCTCGCACGACGCGCTCTCGCTGTCGCGACAGGACCTGATGGGCCAGCGGCTGTCGACGATTCAGGCGCAGCTCTCGCAGGCGCAGGCGACGCGGCAGCAGAAGCAGACCCTCTACGACCAGGTCAAGAGCGCCGATCCGGGCGACGACAACGCCGACGCCTTTCCGAGCGTTGGTGCGAACGGGGCGGTCGTCGACGCGAAGGCTGCATACCGCATCTCCCAGGGGAGACTGCAGGATCTGCAGCGCCAGGGATTCGGCGAGGGCTACGCACCGCTGGCGGCGGCGAAGACCGAGGTGGCCAACGCGCACGACAAGCTCGTCGCGGCTCGCCGTACGGTCATCGAGGCGATCAAGCAGGAATACCAGGGGGCGGCGATCGGCGAGCGCCAGGCGCAGGCGGCGCTCGAGCAGGCGAAGGGTGAGCAGGCCGGCCTGGATTTGAAGGCGGTCGACTACAACAAGCTCCAGCGCGAGGACGACGGGATCAGGAGCGTCTACAACTCGCTGCTGCAGCAGCAGAAGGAACTCTCGGTCGTCTCCAACAGCCGCCAGAACAACGTCTCGCTGATCGAACACGCGCAGGTGCCCACTGTGCCGATCGCGCCGCTGCCCCGTCGAGCCTGGATCTCGGCGATCCTGATGGGTGTGGTGATCGCCTTCGGCCTGGCCTTCGGCATCGAGTATCTCGACGATACCGTGAAAACGCCGGATGACATCACCCGCCGTCTGCGCATTCCGCTGCTCGGGCTGGTCCCGGCGATCCGCGGCGAGCGCGTGCCGCTCCTCACCGAGCCGGTGCCGCACGACTTCGGCGAGGCGTTCCGCTCTCTGCGCACCTCGCTCGTGTTCACCAGCGCCGCCGAGCACACGCGCATCATCGCGATCACCAGCTCGCAGCCGCTCGAAGGCAAGACGACGACCACCGCGAACCTGGCGCTCGCGCTGGCGCTCGGCGGCGCCCGCGTCCTCGTGCTCGACGCCGACATGCGGCGGCCCGGCCTGCACAAGAGTCTCGGCGTGCCGAACGAAATCGGGCTGTCGCACCTGCTCCAGGGCCAGGCGCGCGTGCGCGATGCCGTGCAGCGCACCGCCGAACCGAACCTGCTGATGATCTCGGCCGGCCGCACGCCGACCAATCCGTCGGAGCTGCTCGGCTCGGAGCGGATGAACAACTTCCTGATCAACCTCGAGCGCGGGCCGTTCGACTGGGTGATCATCGACACGCCGCCGGTGCTGGCCGTCACCGACGCGGTGATCCTGACGCCGAAACTCTCGGGGGTCGTGTTCGTCATCGGCTCGGAGATGACGCGTCTCGTGCACGCCGAGCGCGCGCTCGATACGATTCGCGCCAGCCGGCCGCGCACGTTGAGCGCGGTGCTCAACCGGGTTGACTTCGATCGCAACAAGTACTACTACTCGCGCTACTACGGGTACCAGTACAAGAGCTACTACGGACAATCGACGCAAGGCGCCGCCTGA
- a CDS encoding carboxypeptidase-like regulatory domain-containing protein: protein MKVAMWRSLALLTSVLCFGSTAAFTDTPDRPDAKKTAVAHAPGAPRPVGSPTGSVAAIGGRAAVVVGNAWTADNAPIKQASLRLRDVVSGKVEAVTIANDDGRFVFEDVPGGSYAVELLNATGRIEVVGNVFTIAPGETVATFVRTGTKVPWVQGFFNSTMSVVTATAASAGVAALAPVARPASAKQ from the coding sequence ATGAAGGTGGCGATGTGGCGCTCGCTGGCCCTGCTCACGTCCGTTCTCTGCTTTGGGAGCACCGCGGCGTTCACTGACACGCCCGACCGTCCCGACGCGAAGAAGACGGCCGTGGCACACGCACCCGGGGCACCGCGGCCGGTCGGCTCGCCAACGGGGAGCGTCGCGGCGATTGGCGGCCGCGCTGCCGTAGTCGTCGGCAACGCCTGGACGGCCGACAACGCGCCGATCAAGCAGGCCAGTCTGCGCCTGCGCGACGTCGTCAGCGGCAAGGTCGAGGCGGTGACGATCGCCAACGACGACGGCCGTTTCGTGTTCGAGGACGTGCCAGGCGGCAGTTATGCCGTCGAGCTGCTGAACGCGACCGGCCGTATCGAGGTGGTCGGCAACGTGTTCACGATCGCCCCCGGGGAAACCGTCGCGACGTTCGTCCGCACCGGCACGAAGGTCCCCTGGGTGCAGGGCTTCTTCAACAGCACGATGTCGGTGGTCACGGCGACGGCGGCGAGCGCGGGCGTTGCCGCACTCGCACCAGTGGCGCGTCCGGCCTCGGCCAAGCAGTAG